In a single window of the Salvelinus namaycush isolate Seneca chromosome 18, SaNama_1.0, whole genome shotgun sequence genome:
- the LOC120062840 gene encoding forkhead box protein B2-like yields the protein MPRPGKNSYSDQKPPYSYISLTAMAIQNSTEKMLPLSDIYKFIMDRFPYYRENTQRWQNSLRHNLSFNDCFIKIPRRPDQPGKGSFWALHPDCGDMFENGSFLRRRKRFKLLRAEHMACKSSPMMHYFHHQGKLSGGHHEHPGPAAAVGRLPHFQSYGSINCGQSGGFKHPFAIENIIGRDYKGVMTSGLPITSVMHHLGYPVPAQLSSVVNSMWPHVGMLSDSMSAIPVSSEYAPFGVSMKGLYHHASGQTLPAVPVPIKPTPSMGPMPGLSGLPSGPSQLCSSSSMLEKNGSDPLEGKGNAIHPALLLS from the coding sequence ATGCCTCGTCCGGGGAAGAACTCGTACAGTGACCAGAAGCCGCCTTACTCCTATATCTCTCTGACAGCCATGGCCATCCAGAACTCAACGGAGAAGATGCTCCCACTGAGCGACATCTATAAGTTCATTATGGACCGCTTCCCTTACTACCGGGAGAACACACAGCGGTGGCAGAACTCTCTGCGACACAACCTGTCATTCAATGATTGCTTCATCAAAATCCCCCGGCGGCCCGATCAGCCGGGGAAGGGCAGCTTTTGGGCCCTGCACCCAGACTGTGGGGACATGTTCGAAAACGGCAGCTTTCTACGCAGGCGGAAGCGCTTTAAACTGCTGCGCGCTGAGCACATGGCCTGCAAGAGCTCCCCGATGATGCACTACTTCCACCACCAGGGCAAGCTGAGTGGAGGGCATCATGAGCATCCAGGCCCCGCGGCGGCAGTGGGCAGGCTCCCCCACTTTCAGAGCTACGGCAGCATCAACTGCGGACAGTCCGGCGGCTTCAAGCACCCGTTTGCCATTGAGAACATCATAGGTCGGGACTACAAGGGCGTGATGACGAGCGGGCTGCCCATCACTTCGGTAATGCACCACCTGGGCTACCCTGTGCCCGCGCAGCTCAGCAGTGTGGTCAACTCAATGTGGCCGCACGTCGGCATGCTGTCAGATTCCATGAGCGCCATACCCGTCTCCTCAGAGTATGCGCCCTTTGGCGTGTCCATGAAGGGTCTCTACCATCACGCCAGTGGACAGACGCTACCCGCTGTTCCTGTGCCCATCAAACCCACCCCGTCTATGGGTCCGATGCCCGGTCTTTCGGGCCTTCCGTCCGGCCCATCGCAGCTCTGCTCCTCTTCATCCATGCTGGAGAAGAATGGTTCCGACCCTTTGGAGGGCAAGGGCAACGCGATACACCCGGCTCTTCTGCTGTCTTAA